One genomic window of Paenibacillus xylanilyticus includes the following:
- a CDS encoding ATP-binding protein — MSIKTKLSMIMSCSVLVILILNIALSYYTTEENLRQDSETKMVLTAKQIAISVEQNQNSLDYVKRQIGNNLWLASVMAAEELDPDINNITNEELVRLSKKVGVSHISLMEQTEDDIVVTRSSDPREVGLSTKKMTYWYQAFKQLFEKHQVTITQGQKLDHFWSDGFEYSTSSPSDIDIWGYYHDGKRNYIINPFYNNAEVDDYVKISGPDEILNKIREVNPSILEITGINPLTFGSPNMSDDGRDSNNSKLNNRPIRFGTYQYGTADEDHRAVVRAIRTGQNVSFVSETHEQKVLKSFIPIFTPNEASYVISIVMDYKQISSMVSEQLVSHASISLVLLEIVIFGSYLLAGYITRPIQSILGKVNDVADGHFDFRLKVRRKDELGQLANRINAMIRNLGHYTNRLKQMYEENRAVKEHLESIINQTADAIHITDLDGKVLRVNRAFEQLYGWRSREVENRRLKIIPPEAEEEMKQQHAQLIEGLSITSNETVWMKKDGTRVEVSVSTAPVRDELGEITALISVSRDITSRNRMEELLRRSEKLTTVGQLAAGVAHEIRNPLTTLRGFLQLQQETNKLNHRHLDLMLSELDRINLIVGEFLILAKPQAVHFQERDIRFILGDVISLLDSQAHLHGVEFVLNASSDSAMVHCEENQLKQVFINLLKNGMEAMPNGGSIRIRLDHDEELNRVRIEIKDEGIGIPEEMMPKLGEPFFTNKESGTGLGLMVSQRIIQSHKGMMDIKSVMNKGTTVIIDLPATKQLPESVEEDDRTEDALTDEEN; from the coding sequence GAATAGTTTGGATTATGTAAAACGCCAGATTGGTAATAATCTATGGCTTGCTTCAGTCATGGCTGCAGAAGAACTCGACCCGGATATTAATAATATCACAAATGAGGAACTTGTACGTTTAAGCAAAAAAGTGGGGGTATCACATATCTCTCTCATGGAACAAACCGAGGATGATATCGTTGTAACCCGCTCTTCCGATCCGCGCGAAGTTGGTTTATCCACAAAGAAAATGACCTATTGGTATCAAGCCTTTAAGCAATTGTTCGAAAAACATCAGGTTACCATCACTCAAGGGCAGAAATTGGATCATTTTTGGTCCGATGGTTTCGAGTACTCGACATCCAGTCCATCGGATATTGATATCTGGGGTTATTACCATGATGGCAAGAGGAACTACATAATCAATCCCTTCTATAATAATGCTGAAGTTGATGACTATGTGAAGATCTCTGGTCCGGATGAGATATTGAACAAAATTCGTGAAGTGAATCCTTCCATCTTGGAAATCACGGGTATCAATCCATTGACTTTTGGCAGTCCAAACATGAGTGATGATGGTAGGGATAGCAACAACAGCAAGCTGAATAATAGACCGATTCGTTTTGGTACGTATCAGTATGGTACGGCAGATGAGGACCACCGGGCAGTCGTAAGGGCGATCCGAACCGGGCAAAATGTATCGTTTGTCAGTGAAACGCATGAACAGAAGGTGTTAAAAAGCTTCATCCCCATCTTCACGCCGAATGAAGCATCATATGTCATCAGTATTGTCATGGACTATAAACAAATATCCTCCATGGTATCGGAACAATTGGTCAGTCATGCTTCCATATCGCTGGTGCTGCTGGAAATCGTGATCTTTGGCAGCTATTTGTTAGCAGGATATATTACACGTCCTATTCAATCCATCCTGGGCAAAGTGAATGATGTAGCGGATGGACATTTCGACTTCCGTCTAAAAGTAAGAAGGAAGGACGAGCTGGGCCAGCTGGCCAATCGGATTAATGCCATGATTCGCAATCTGGGTCACTATACCAACCGGTTAAAACAGATGTATGAGGAGAACAGGGCAGTTAAGGAGCATCTGGAATCCATCATTAATCAAACCGCCGACGCCATTCATATTACCGATCTAGATGGTAAGGTCTTGCGTGTAAACCGGGCGTTTGAACAACTATATGGCTGGCGAAGCCGAGAGGTCGAAAACCGCAGGCTGAAGATCATCCCGCCTGAAGCGGAAGAGGAAATGAAGCAGCAGCATGCCCAGCTCATAGAAGGTCTATCCATTACTTCGAATGAAACCGTATGGATGAAAAAAGATGGCACACGAGTTGAAGTTAGTGTCAGTACAGCGCCTGTGCGCGATGAATTAGGTGAAATTACAGCACTGATTAGTGTGTCGAGGGATATCACAAGCCGCAACCGAATGGAAGAGCTGCTCAGACGCTCAGAGAAGCTCACAACCGTAGGCCAACTGGCTGCGGGTGTTGCGCATGAAATCCGTAACCCACTTACAACGCTACGTGGTTTCCTGCAGCTGCAGCAGGAGACGAACAAACTGAATCATCGACATCTCGACTTGATGCTGTCGGAGCTGGACCGCATCAATCTGATCGTAGGCGAATTCCTGATTTTGGCCAAACCACAGGCTGTTCACTTCCAGGAGCGGGATATCCGTTTTATTCTCGGCGATGTGATCTCGCTGCTGGATAGCCAGGCACATCTGCACGGGGTTGAATTTGTATTAAATGCATCATCGGATTCAGCTATGGTACACTGTGAAGAGAATCAGTTGAAGCAAGTGTTCATCAACCTGCTTAAGAATGGTATGGAAGCCATGCCGAACGGAGGCAGCATTCGGATTCGCCTTGACCATGACGAGGAATTAAACCGGGTGCGGATTGAAATTAAAGATGAGGGTATCGGGATTCCGGAAGAGATGATGCCGAAGCTTGGCGAGCCGTTCTTTACCAATAAGGAGTCTGGAACAGGGCTTGGTTTAATGGTCAGTCAGCGCATCATTCAATCACATAAGGGCATGATGGATATTAAAAGCGTCATGAACAAGGGCACGACCGTTATCATTGATCTTCCTGCTACCAAACAGCTCCCGGAGAG